TACATCTTTGGTTGTTGCAATTAAACCAAGCACATTTAATGTAAATATAAACAATAGTGGTAGTTTTaaagaagataataatagttattttGGTATGGATATTATTACACCAAGTAGAACATGGAACTTTTGTTGTGAATCTTCAAAGTCAATGGAAGATTggttaatagttttaaaaagtgcaaacaaataataataataataataataataataacaataaataataaaataaaataaataaaaaaataaattattgaataaaattaaattatcaaaactcTTAacttattcttttatttttattatttgttttttattttttattattattattattattattatttttttttagtgaaATTCAATATATATTCCATCGCAAATTAAGATATTGATTTTACAGTTCATTGATAAAAATGTGATggtgatattttttttttttttttttggataatttattttctttttattattattattattgttgttggttaAATATATACAATCACACGCTTAGGTGTAATTATGAGTTCgctatcttttttttatttttttttgtttggtcgtaatgttaatttttttttttttttttttaaataaaatttatttcttttgagATTCCATTAAAACATCTAATCTTCTTTGTTTCTTTGCTGCTTTTTTTGCATCTACTTCTTCTTTTGATAATTGGAAACAATGACGTGAAACGTATGGTTTTAACTAtagtaaaataataataataattttaaagattagTAATGACCctaaaaatagatattttttctaattgaattgatttgcgattactattattgttattattaatatcatacTTCTGATGGAGTTTCTGAATAATAATTTGCTGGTACGTGAATGGTTAAAGCTTTCTTTGGATCAACGATCCATCTATTGATTGAGGAAGAATGACCAGTACCACGGACACCTCTacctttataataatttttattacccATCTTTGGGGTTAAATAACCTAAAATTCTATGAAATACCatcttttatttgtttgattataaatgatatttgaagatatataataaaaaaaaaaaaaaaaaatgaaaaaagcagaaaaaaaaatcaatttgaaaaaaaaattcgaaaaaaaaaaaataaaaaaaaaaataaattcgaaaaaaaaaaaataaaaaaaaatataatttacattttataaaagtatgcaaaaaataaaattaattatgttttgatcaaaaaattaattatttaaaataaaaaaaaaaaaaatttttttatacattttattttttaaacaattcttttattattattattattattatttaattaaatttgttttgaaatgtcattttatttgaaatattctaaggttttttttttttgaaaagcTTGGGGAATGATATGGTCATCTTTTTTCGTAATGTCATAGTGCATAGATAAATCTTTCCTTTCTCTGACACTAGATTAATAttgatcatttttatttcccTTTGGATATGATAGTAATGATATGAACATTAACTTTTCTAAATGATATAGTGCATAGATAAATCTTTCCTTTCTCTACCATTAGATTGGTTAGGATACATATCATCATATtacttcattttcttttttctatattatttaaaattaaaattagaatatttatttatttatttattgttttatttacttatttatttatttttttaatttaattttttttacctttttaccttttttctctttaattctaccctaaatctttaattttctttgttttgaaataatactatttcactttatttattttaatacttTAGTttggaatgaaaaaaaaaaaaaaaagatcaatttATACtctgaaaattttttattatttccgataaaaaattatttagatttgCCCTAATTAGGaattttgcttttttttgattgatcaatcaaaaaaatttctaaaatggcaattaattgataataaaaatggttaAATCGGGACaactaatttaatttaatttattttttatatatttttttattgtttttattctCCCCTcaaataatgtttttaattataaaaaaaaaaaaaaaaaaaaaaatgaatgttccaccaataaaaaagaaatataaaatcGATCGCAAATAATTCCATATGCAAacagttatttttttaaactttttttttttttattttcctaatttttttttttaagtttgtaaattttacaaatcaatcaaaaatgaagctattttattattattattattattattattattattattattattattattattattattattattattattattattattattattattattattattattattttgattaattttttttattattttgattaattttttttattattttattattattattattattattatttttattattattattattattattattattattattattattattattattattattattattattattattattattattattattattattatttttattattattatttttattattattattttttattattatttacaaattaatcaaaaacaGAATCTTCAGCTattttattagtattattatcaatattaatagtattaatattatttgattgattattttgattaattatATCTTCAAGATACcaatttttatctttatcaaatCTTAATAAAGTTgaatgatattttaaaagtgaAATACGATGACCAACACTAATGATGGTTATTCCTAATTCTTTAGCAACAGAATAAACACGTTCTTCAAGTGATTGAGGAATTGAACTTGTAGATTCATCCATTAAAGCGAATTTAGGTTTATGATAGATTAATCTAATAATTgcaattaattgttgttcaCCTGgtgataattgatttaaccAATTATGAGTGAGATCATTAACTTGAGCACTCTTTTTAATGAATCTTTCACGATCTAATAAATAATCGATATCAAATCTTTGGAATAATTCTCTCATTATTGATTTTGGaattcttttttgttttttactAAATGGATATAGAATTTGTTCTTCTAAAGtaccaaatattaaatatggttgttgtggtaagAAAAACATATCTTCATTCTCTGGTCTATTGATACTACCTTTAAAAAATGGCCATAATccattaataattctaattaatgatgatttacCTGAACCACTTGGTcccattattaataaattatttccttttttaatacatattgaaatttctttttattattattattatttttaaattataaaaaaatgattagtAATTCtcttttcttaattttattatttatttttttttttaaaaaaaagtggattattatataattactTTCATATAATTGAGTTCCTTTTGGAGTAAAATAGGTAACATCGTCCAATGTAATACTTTCACCTTCATTTAAAGATATATGTCTAAAATCAGTATTAATAGAAGTAtctctattattaataattagaGAATTGGGTAATGATTTggttttatctttttcatttaatttagtGATCTCTATATCTAATGAAGTATCACCCATAACTTTTTTACAAACTTCAATCATTGTTGAAATACGTGATATATAACCAGATAAATCTGAGATACTTTGAGAAACATTAATATATTGACTAAATCCACTTGCTAACATAATACAATTATAtgattgcttttttttttttttttttttttatttaatttaatgattattaataattttcttttattttttttatttaatcttaATATTACTACTTACAACTGTTACTTGGGCAGGTTCTAATGCAGCTTTAGAACTTAAAAAGAATACTGGAAttgatattataaaataatttataagtGGACTAAAAAATGTAAACATATCAGATGttgctaaaaaaaaaataaaaattaataaataaataaaaaataaaaaataataattaataattattatttatttatcacAATAAtagttaaataaaaaacttactaTTTAAACCAAATTGCCAAAAAATTActctctttttattttttaataaagctTCAAACTGTTGTTTTGCTTGTTCTTCCTCAACTAATAattcttcattttttatatttttatttgatctttttaataaagcacttcttttattttttgaatttttattttttctattaataaTCTTTGTTTTATCAGTGTATTCATCAGATTCTTCACCATCAtcgtgatgatgatgataatgatgatcatcatcataataatccaaattatCAACACTAGTggtactttttttttgttgcttttcttttgataaattatagAGTGCAATTGATTCAGAGAAATTTCTAATTCTTTGATGAAGGTATCTAAAATCACCTTCTAATTTATCTTGAagataattaattgatacCATTGGTGACATTACTAATTTATTGATGAAATAACCTAAAAAGAAATAACCATAAACAATCAACGGGGCATACCAATCAATAGTAGTATAACATAAATATGTATAATAAACCACTACCATTGGACCAGTGATACATTGAGAtacaattgatgataatagtgttgtaaaattatcaatatcagATGTTATACGTTGATCTGGATTATCAATTCTATCATCAAATGCTAATATCTTGTagaataatgattttttgaaataaacaTTTTGAATGTATAAACATAAAGTTTTCCTCCAATTCCATGCCATTATACTAACgatgaatttaatgattgcATCAAATAATGCACTACCACCAATTGCAAAACAACCTTTAATCAATGATGATAcgaataaaaatttatctcCACTTGTTAATGATCCATAAAtgtttgataataaaatacctgtgaattttgaaatataaGTTTGTGAAACTCCactaccaaataataataaaaataataataatggaatcACTGGTTTTTCATATAATATTATcacaatttttataaatctcTTAAATAATGCccaatcaaatttattttctttaattttctttaacATTTCATCAgtttgattaaaattaagTTTTGATTTTACTTCTTCATCTgaactactaccactactactgcTACTACTGCTACTACTATTTAGTGTTTCtgttatattattaacattattttttttcatatttttataaaaatttaatttttaaccATACAaggtataaaaaaaaaaaaaaaagaaaaatgatATTATGCTATAGATAGTTTTGTTTGTGggttatttctatttttaatttgtttcgaaaaaaaaataaaaaataaaaattaaaaaataaaaaaagtaaaaaaataaaaatgaattgttttattttgaaaataaatgaaaaattaaaaaaaaataaaattaaaaaataaatatcttaaaTCGGAaagattttgtttttgattgaTCAATCAAAAACAGAATCCTCAgctattttatttgtattattattattattattattaatattatttgattgattgTTTTGATTAATTATATCTTCAAGGTACcaatttttatctttatcaaatCTTAATAAAGTTgaatgatattttaaaagtgaAATACGATGACCAACACTAATGATTGTTATTCCTAATTCTTTTGCAACATAGTAAACACGTTCTTCAAGTGATTGAGGAATTGAACTTGTAGATTCATCCATTAAAGCGAATTTAGGTTTATGATAGATTAATCTAATAATTgcaattaattgttgttcaCCTGgtgataattgatttaaccAATTATGAGTGAGATCATTAACTTGAGCACTCTTTTTAATGAATCTTTCACGatctaataaataatcaatttcaaatcttTGGAATAATTCTCTCATTATTGATTTTGGaattcttttttgttttttactAAATGGATATAGAATTTGTTCTTCTAAAGtaccaaatattaaatatggttgttgtggtaagAAAAACATATCACCATTCTCTGGTCTATCAATACTACCTTTAAAAAATGGCCATAATccattaataattctaattaatgatgatttacCTGAACCACTTGGTcccattattaataaattatttcctcttttaacattaattgaaatttctataaaatggtttttaaaaaaaaaaaaagtaaattaattagttattattattaattttttttttttttttttttttttttttttaataattactaGAATATAATTGATTTCCTTTTGGTGTAAAATAAGTAACATCATCTAATGTAATACtatcaccattatttaaagatataTTACCAGATGAGCCAGTATTGATAATGGCATCATTATTGTGTGTTTGTGCTAccttttcatttaatttggTGATATCAGCATCTAAAGAAACATCTtccataatttttttacataCTTCAATCATTGATGAAATACGTGAAATATAACCAGATAAATCTGAAATACTTTGAGAAACATTAATATATTGACTAAATCCACTGGCCAACATAATACAATTATATGATTGctaattgattaaaaaaaaaaaattaattaacttttttaaataattaagatatatattattaatataactACTTACAACTGTAACATCACCAGGTTGTAATacagatttattatttaaaaagaatactGGTATtgcaataataaaataatttgctATTGGACTTAAGTATGTAAATAAATCAGATGttgcttttttaaaaaataataaataggttaatataaaaaaaaaaagaaatttatctttataattataataataaaaaaaaataaaaaaagaaacttaCTATTTAAACCAAGTTGCCAAAAAAttactctttttttattttttaataaagcttcaaattgaattttaGCTTGTTCTTCTTCAACTAATAATTCTTCTTTTTGATCATTTGAATCACctgataatttatcaataaagtcattaattttctttgatgttgaatttttatttttataatattgagaacctttattcttttttctatttataattgttgttgattcatCACAAGATTGATCAGAATCATCAGATTCATATCCATGATCATAATCATTATTGTCAAATCTCTTTTCAGGATGTTGCTTTTCTTTTGATAAACTATAGAGTGCAATTGATTCAGAGAAATTTCTAATTCTTTGATGAAGTGACCTAAAATCACCTTCTAATTTATCTTGAagataattaattgatacCATTGGTGACAttactaatttattaatgaGATAACCTAAAAAGAAGAAACCATAAACAATCAATGGAGCATACCAATCGATTGTAGTATAACATAAATATGTATAATAAACCACTACCATTGGACCAGTGATACATTGAGATACAATTGACGCTAATAGTGTTGtgaaattatcaatatcagATGTTATACGTTGATCTGGATTATCAATTCTATCATCAAATGCTAATATCTTGTagaataatgattttttgaaataaacaTTTTGAATGTATAAACATAAAGTTTTCCTCCAATTCCATGCCATTATACTAAcgatgaaattaatgattgcAGCCAACAATGCACTACCACCAATTGCAAAACCTGCTTTTAAAACTGATGATAAgaaaaaaactttatcacCACTTGTAAATGATGCATAAATATCTGCTAATAAAATACCTGTGAACTTTGAAACATAAGTTTGTGCAAATccattaccaaataatattaaaaataaagttaatgGAATCACAGGTTTAgcatataaaatttttataatatttataaatctcTTAAATAATGCccaatcaaatttattttctttaattttttttaatctttcatcattttgattataattattttttattttaatttct
This region of Dictyostelium discoideum AX4 chromosome 3 chromosome, whole genome shotgun sequence genomic DNA includes:
- the abcD3 gene encoding ABC transporter D family protein; its protein translation is MKKNNVNNITETLNSSSSSSSSSGSSSDEEVKSKLNFNQTDEMLKKIKENKFDWALFKRFIKIVIILYEKPVIPLLLFLLLFGSGVSQTYISKFTGILLSNIYGSLTSGDKFLFVSSLIKGCFAIGGSALFDAIIKFIVSIMAWNWRKTLCLYIQNVYFKKSLFYKILAFDDRIDNPDQRITSDIDNFTTLLSSIVSQCITGPMVVVYYTYLCYTTIDWYAPLIVYGYFFLGYFINKLVMSPMVSINYLQDKLEGDFRYLHQRIRNFSESIALYNLSKEKQQKKSTTSVDNLDYYDDDHHYHHHHDDGEESDEYTDKTKIINRKNKNSKNKRSALLKRSNKNIKNEELLVEEEQAKQQFEALLKNKKRVIFWQFGLNTTSDMFTFFSPLINYFIISIPVFFLSSKAALEPAQVTVQSYNCIMLASGFSQYINVSQSISDLSGYISRISTMIEVCKKVMGDTSLDIEITKLNEKDKTKSLPNSLIINNRDTSINTDFRHISLNEGESITLDDVTYFTPKGTQLYEKISICIKKGNNLLIMGPSGSGKSSLIRIINGLWPFFKGSINRPENEDMFFLPQQPYLIFGTLEEQILYPFSKKQKRIPKSIMRELFQRFDIDYLLDRERFIKKSAQVNDLTHNWLNQLSPGEQQLIAIIRLIYHKPKFALMDESTSSIPQSLEERVYSVAKELGITIISVGHRISLLKYHSTLLRFDKDKNWYLEDIINQNNQSNNINTINIDNNTNKIAEDSVFD
- the abcD1 gene encoding ABC transporter D family protein → MKTTNVKNNNNNINNTDEEIKIKNNYNQNDERLKKIKENKFDWALFKRFINIIKILYAKPVIPLTLFLILFGNGFAQTYVSKFTGILLADIYASFTSGDKVFFLSSVLKAGFAIGGSALLAAIINFIVSIMAWNWRKTLCLYIQNVYFKKSLFYKILAFDDRIDNPDQRITSDIDNFTTLLASIVSQCITGPMVVVYYTYLCYTTIDWYAPLIVYGFFFLGYLINKLVMSPMVSINYLQDKLEGDFRSLHQRIRNFSESIALYSLSKEKQHPEKRFDNNDYDHGYESDDSDQSCDESTTIINRKKNKGSQYYKNKNSTSKKINDFIDKLSGDSNDQKEELLVEEEQAKIQFEALLKNKKRVIFWQLGLNTTSDLFTYLSPIANYFIIAIPVFFLNNKSVLQPGDVTVQSYNCIMLASGFSQYINVSQSISDLSGYISRISSMIEVCKKIMEDVSLDADITKLNEKVAQTHNNDAIINTGSSGNISLNNGDSITLDDVTYFTPKGNQLYSKISINVKRGNNLLIMGPSGSGKSSLIRIINGLWPFFKGSIDRPENGDMFFLPQQPYLIFGTLEEQILYPFSKKQKRIPKSIMRELFQRFEIDYLLDRERFIKKSAQVNDLTHNWLNQLSPGEQQLIAIIRLIYHKPKFALMDESTSSIPQSLEERVYYVAKELGITIISVGHRISLLKYHSTLLRFDKDKNWYLEDIINQNNQSNNINNNNNNNTNKIAEDSVFD